The Variovorax sp. PMC12 genome segment CGAGCGGTCGCCGCGCGTGGCCACGTTCCAGACCTGGATGTCGGGCTCGCGGCTGCCGATGTCGTACTGGCGTGACAGCGATTCGCGCAGCGCGTGGTAGCCGCTGTCGTCGTGGATGGCCGACACCTCCAGCTCCGACTCGCTCTGGAAATCGCGGATCGAGAACAGGCGCAGGTCGCGCATCGTCTTCGGGCTCAGGAACTGGCCGATGAAGCTCTCGTCCTTGAAGTTGCGCATGGCGTAGTCGAGCGTCTTGACCCAGTCGGTGTCCACGAAGTCGGGGAACCAGCGGCGGTCTTCCTCTGTCGGCTTCTCGCACACGCGGCGCAGGTCGGTCATCATCTTGAAGCCGAGCGCATACGGGTTGATGCCGCTGTAGGCGCGGTGCCCCACCGGCGGCTGGTAGATCACGCCGGTGTGCGAGCTGAGCCATTCCATCATGAAGCCGTCGGCCAGCTGGCCCCGGTCGTACATGGTGTTGAGCAGCGTGTAGTGCCAGAAGGTGGCCCAGCCTTCGTTCATGACCTGGGTCTGGCGCTGCGGGTAGAAGTACTGCGCGATCTTGCGCACGATGCGCACCACCTCGCGCTGCCAGGGTTCGAGCAGGGCGGCGTTCTTCTCGATGAAATACAGCAGGTTCTCCTGCGGCTCCGACGGGAAGCGCTTCGACGAATCGGCCTCGGCAGCCTGCTCGCTCTTGCGCGGCAGGGTGCGCCAGAGGTCGTTCACCTGCTGCTGCATGTGGCGCTCGCGCTCGGCGCGCTGCGCGCTTTCCTGCGCCAGCGAGCGCTTCTGCGGACGGCGATAACGGTCGACGCCGTAGTTCATCAGCGCGTGGCAGGAGTCGAGCAGCTGCTCGACCGCATCGAGGCCGTGGCGCTCCTCGCATTCGGCGATGTAGTGCCGCGCGTAGACCAGGTAGTCGATGATGGACGAGGCATCCGTCCACATGCGGAACAGGTAGTTGCCCTTGAAGAAG includes the following:
- a CDS encoding SpoVR family protein, coding for MITDRVHERLPSPSDWTFELIETYHAEIAKTARSYGLDVYPNQLEVITAEQMMDAYASVGMPMIYRHWSYGKQFISTEKNYKRGHMGLAYEIVINSDPCIAYLMEENTMAMQALVIAHAAYGHNSFFKGNYLFRMWTDASSIIDYLVYARHYIAECEERHGLDAVEQLLDSCHALMNYGVDRYRRPQKRSLAQESAQRAERERHMQQQVNDLWRTLPRKSEQAAEADSSKRFPSEPQENLLYFIEKNAALLEPWQREVVRIVRKIAQYFYPQRQTQVMNEGWATFWHYTLLNTMYDRGQLADGFMMEWLSSHTGVIYQPPVGHRAYSGINPYALGFKMMTDLRRVCEKPTEEDRRWFPDFVDTDWVKTLDYAMRNFKDESFIGQFLSPKTMRDLRLFSIRDFQSESELEVSAIHDDSGYHALRESLSRQYDIGSREPDIQVWNVATRGDRSLTLRHTQRNHLPLHDGAEEVLKHVARLWGFDVHLESVDSQGRVSRSWKAAAPKQQY